Proteins encoded within one genomic window of Triticum aestivum cultivar Chinese Spring chromosome 2D, IWGSC CS RefSeq v2.1, whole genome shotgun sequence:
- the LOC123052702 gene encoding COP9 signalosome complex subunit 7 isoform X3 yields the protein MAMDAERRQAELIEQFSAQAAALSSGPQLAALVLEATSHPALFAFSELLTLPALSKLTGTQYASSLDLLRLFAYGTLKDYKSNSSALPALLPDQARKLKQLSVLTLAESTKVLPYDQLMQELDVSNVRELEDFLINECMYSGIVRGKLDQLRRCFEVQFAAGRDLTPDQLTNMIETLSDWLGTSDNLLHQIQEKIKWADTTSELNKKHQKEFEDRVEEAKKSVKLNNVSRQTMTYGGMTTFSLNLEE from the exons ATGGCGATGGACGCGGAGCGGCGGCAGGCGGAGCTGATCGAGCAgttctcggcgcaggcggcggcgctctccTCGGGTCCTCAGCTGGCGGCGCTCGTGCTCGAGGCCACCTCCCACCCGGCGCTCTTTGCCTTCTCCGAGCTCCTCACCCTTCCAGCCCTCTCCAAG CTAACGGGCACGCAGTACGCCTCGTCGCTGGACCTGCTCCGCCTCTTCGCCTACGGCACCCTCAAGGACTACAAGA GTAATTCTAGCGCCCTCCCTGCATTGTTGCCTGATCAAGCCCGGAAGCTGAAGCAACTCAGTGTGCTAACTTTGGCTGAGTCAACCAAG GTACTTCCATATGATCAGCTCATGCAAGAGCTAGACGTTTCCAATGTGAGAGAACTTGAAGATTTCCTCATCAATGAGTGCATGTACTCA GGTATTGTCAGAGGCAAGTTGGACCAACTGCGGCGGTGCTTTGAA GTACAATTTGCAGCTGGAAGGGACCTCACACCTGATCAGCTAACCAACATGATTGAGACCTTGTCTGACTG GTTGGGAACATCAGATAATTTATTACACCAAATTCAGGAGAAAATCAAGTGGGCGGATACAACAAGTGAATTGAACAAGAAGCACCAGAAAGAATTTGAAGACAGAGTGGAAGAAGCCAAGAAGTCAGTCAAG TTGAACAATGTAAGCAGGCAGACAATGACTTACGGGGGCATGACGACTTTCTCTCTGAATCTGGAGGAATAA
- the LOC123052702 gene encoding COP9 signalosome complex subunit 7 isoform X2 → MAMDAERRQAELIEQFSAQAAALSSGPQLAALVLEATSHPALFAFSELLTLPALSKLTGTQYASSLDLLRLFAYGTLKDYKSNSSALPALLPDQARKLKQLSVLTLAESTKVLPYDQLMQELDVSNVRELEDFLINECMYSGIVRGKLDQLRRCFEVQFAAGRDLTPDQLTNMIETLSDWLGTSDNLLHQIQEKIKWADTTSELNKKHQKEFEDRVEEAKKSVKKLNNVSRQTMTYGGMTTFSLNLEE, encoded by the exons ATGGCGATGGACGCGGAGCGGCGGCAGGCGGAGCTGATCGAGCAgttctcggcgcaggcggcggcgctctccTCGGGTCCTCAGCTGGCGGCGCTCGTGCTCGAGGCCACCTCCCACCCGGCGCTCTTTGCCTTCTCCGAGCTCCTCACCCTTCCAGCCCTCTCCAAG CTAACGGGCACGCAGTACGCCTCGTCGCTGGACCTGCTCCGCCTCTTCGCCTACGGCACCCTCAAGGACTACAAGA GTAATTCTAGCGCCCTCCCTGCATTGTTGCCTGATCAAGCCCGGAAGCTGAAGCAACTCAGTGTGCTAACTTTGGCTGAGTCAACCAAG GTACTTCCATATGATCAGCTCATGCAAGAGCTAGACGTTTCCAATGTGAGAGAACTTGAAGATTTCCTCATCAATGAGTGCATGTACTCA GGTATTGTCAGAGGCAAGTTGGACCAACTGCGGCGGTGCTTTGAA GTACAATTTGCAGCTGGAAGGGACCTCACACCTGATCAGCTAACCAACATGATTGAGACCTTGTCTGACTG GTTGGGAACATCAGATAATTTATTACACCAAATTCAGGAGAAAATCAAGTGGGCGGATACAACAAGTGAATTGAACAAGAAGCACCAGAAAGAATTTGAAGACAGAGTGGAAGAAGCCAAGAAGTCAGTCAAG AAGTTGAACAATGTAAGCAGGCAGACAATGACTTACGGGGGCATGACGACTTTCTCTCTGAATCTGGAGGAATAA
- the LOC123052702 gene encoding COP9 signalosome complex subunit 7 isoform X1 → MAMDAERRQAELIEQFSAQAAALSSGPQLAALVLEATSHPALFAFSELLTLPALSKLTGTQYASSLDLLRLFAYGTLKDYKSNSSALPALLPDQARKLKQLSVLTLAESTKVLPYDQLMQELDVSNVRELEDFLINECMYSGIVRGKLDQLRRCFEVQFAAGRDLTPDQLTNMIETLSDWLGTSDNLLHQIQEKIKWADTTSELNKKHQKEFEDRVEEAKKSVKADNDLRGHDDFLSESGGIMDFEEDRIRPKRRRQPMA, encoded by the exons ATGGCGATGGACGCGGAGCGGCGGCAGGCGGAGCTGATCGAGCAgttctcggcgcaggcggcggcgctctccTCGGGTCCTCAGCTGGCGGCGCTCGTGCTCGAGGCCACCTCCCACCCGGCGCTCTTTGCCTTCTCCGAGCTCCTCACCCTTCCAGCCCTCTCCAAG CTAACGGGCACGCAGTACGCCTCGTCGCTGGACCTGCTCCGCCTCTTCGCCTACGGCACCCTCAAGGACTACAAGA GTAATTCTAGCGCCCTCCCTGCATTGTTGCCTGATCAAGCCCGGAAGCTGAAGCAACTCAGTGTGCTAACTTTGGCTGAGTCAACCAAG GTACTTCCATATGATCAGCTCATGCAAGAGCTAGACGTTTCCAATGTGAGAGAACTTGAAGATTTCCTCATCAATGAGTGCATGTACTCA GGTATTGTCAGAGGCAAGTTGGACCAACTGCGGCGGTGCTTTGAA GTACAATTTGCAGCTGGAAGGGACCTCACACCTGATCAGCTAACCAACATGATTGAGACCTTGTCTGACTG GTTGGGAACATCAGATAATTTATTACACCAAATTCAGGAGAAAATCAAGTGGGCGGATACAACAAGTGAATTGAACAAGAAGCACCAGAAAGAATTTGAAGACAGAGTGGAAGAAGCCAAGAAGTCAGTCAAG GCAGACAATGACTTACGGGGGCATGACGACTTTCTCTCTGAATCTGGAGGAATAATGGATTTTGAGGAGGACCGCATCCGACCAAAAAG GAGGCGACAACCAATGGCATAG